Proteins encoded by one window of Onychomys torridus unplaced genomic scaffold, mOncTor1.1, whole genome shotgun sequence:
- the Igfl4 gene encoding insulin growth factor-like family member 4, with product MTAILAAVLVSALLHSAGATDTGPLLCQPAPRCGDQIYNPFKQCCDNDTILPLNGTGLCGPRCIYWPCFQLCCLESSASKNQGIVRFKVPGMKPDCRSSPISTICAQEPHPTSSQTDLTSSRTSWRTEFQVISESDIL from the exons ATGACTGCAATTTTAG CTGCAGTCCTGGTTTCTGCACTCCTGCATTCAGCAGGAGCCACAG ATACTGGTCCATTGCTGTGCCAGCCAGCACCCAGATGTGGGGACCAGATTTACAACCCCTTCAAGCAGTGCTGTGACAATGACACCATCCTGCCCCTGAATGGCACCGGCCTCTGTGGCCCCAGATGTATCTACTGGCCCTGTTTTCAGCTTTGCTGCCTGGAGTCCTCAGCTTCCAAGAATCAAGGGATTGTTAGGTTCAAGGTCCCAGGCATGAAGCCCGACTGCAGATCCTCCCCCATCTCCACAATCTGTGCCCAG GAGCCTCACCCCACCAGCTCTCAGACAGATCTGACTTCCTCTAGAACATCTTGGAGAACAGAGTTTCAAGTCATTTCAGAATCTGATATTTTGTGA